AAACTTTTACTGCAGAACAAAATTTACAGCAACAATATAGAGGTTTTATAAACACACCTCAACTGTGGTTCGGGCAGTATGAGTCTCTCACACAATTTGAGCTACCAGAATTACAAACTGATAGCTATGCTGGTGAACCTATACAAGACAATTTATTTTTAGGCAAGCGTTCTGAACGGTTTTTAGAAAACCTTTTGCAACAGTGTTCACGCTATGAGGTTGTTGCAAGTAATTTGCAAATAAAAGATGGCAAGAATACTATTGGCGAGATAGATTTTATAGTTAAAGACATTAAGACAAATACACTTATTCACCTAGAACAAGTTTGTAAATTTTATCTTTATGACAGCGCTTTTAATACAGAACCAGAGCAATGGATAGGTCCTAATCGTAAAGATTCATTTAGGCAAAAACTAGATAAGCTTAAAGCTCATCAATTACCTTTAATACATCAACCTGAAACCCAACAAGCATTAAAAGCATATAACATTAACGCTGCAGATTGCGTACAACAGGTTTGTTTTATGGCGCATTGTTTTGTTCCGTTTTCTTTAAATAACAAAACGCGATTTACCATTAATTCCAAAAGTGTTTCTGGTAGTTATATGTCACTAAAAACATTTAAAGACTTTTATTCTGAAGCATATGCATTTGCGATTCCAAAAAAAACAGATTGGTGTGTTAGTCCTAAGTATCATAAAGAATGGTTGTCTAAAGCTGAAGCTATTTTAACTATCGAAACTCATTTAAAAGAAAACCGCGCGCCATTAATTTGGGTTAAACATAAGGACACGTTTTCAAGAGTATTTGTAGTTTGGTGGCCAAACGCTTAATTTAAGTGGAATTGCTTATGCAAGTCCCCTATTTTTCTATTTTTGTCATCTAAATTTTTGTCCCCTTGAAGTATTTAAAACTCTTCCGCTATCAAAACCTCATCTTTGTTATTTTAACACAGGTGTTCCTGCGTTATTTTCTTTTTGAACCTTTTGGTATAACTATTACTCTAAGTGATTTTGGTTATGCGCTTTTAGTACTTGCAACAGTATGCCTTACTGCAGCAGGAAACGTAATAAACGATATTTATGATGTAGAGACAGACCAGATAAATAAACCAGAACATGTGTTGGTAGGTAAATCTATTTCAGAGCAAAGTGCCTATACACTCTTTATAATTTTAAATGTTATAGCTGTAGGGATAGGTTTTTACTTATCTAATATTATAGGCAAACCAGGATTTTCTGCTTTATTTATAAGTATTTCTGCTATTCTTTATATATATGCCTCTTACCTAAAACGTACTGTGCTTGTTGGTAATTTGGTTATTAGCCTGCTTGTAGCATTTGTTATAATTGTAGTTGCCATTTATGATTTAATGCCAGCTATAACACCTCAAAATAAAGCTGTACAAACATTAATATTTGGATTAATGTTAGACTATGCAGTGTTTGCTTTTGCAGTTAACCTTATTAGAGAAATGGTTAAAGATCAACAAGATGTAAAGGGAGATCATAATTCTGGTATACAAACACTTCCTATAATTTTAGGAAAAACAAGAACCAACAAAGTAATATTTTCGGTTACAGCCTTATTAATTATTGGCTTGATATATTATTTATACACCTACATGTTTCAAAATCAAGTTGCTGTTTTATATGTTCTTTTTCTTATTCTAGGCCCTTTATTATATGTTTTAATAAAAATCTGGAATGCAGATACTAAACACGATTATCGCAAATTGAGCGGTATTTTAAAACTTGTTATGTTGTTTGGTGTAATTTCTATGGCGTTTTATCAATTCATGCTTTAATTATGTTACAAGATCATTTAAAAGATTTCAATCTTATTTTGGCATCTGGTTCACCTAGACGTCAGCAATATTTTAAGGAATTACAGTTAGATTTCACTGTACAACTTAAGCCAGTCGAAGAAATTTATCCACCAGAGTTAAAAGGTGTAGCTATAACAGATTATTTGGCAGAACTAAAGGCTTCAGCATTTAAAGACCTTAACGATAAAGATATTTTGGTCACTAGTGATACTATTGTTTGGTTTGAAGGTGAAGCTTTGGGAAAACCTACATCTCCAGAACAAGCTAAAGAGATGATATCTAAAATGTCTGGCAAATCTCATGAGGTTATGACCTCTATTTGTTTTACTCAAAAGCACCAAAGCAAAACTGTAAATTACACAACCAAAGTAACCTTTAATCCTATTTCTCAAGAAGCCATTTCTTATTATGTAGATACCTTTAAGCCAATGGATAAAGCTGGTGCTTATGGTATACAAGAATGGATTGGATTAATCGCAATAAAATCAATTGAAGGCAGTTATCCCAATGTTGTAGGAATGCCAATGCATTTGGTTTATGAGGAGTTAATGGCCATTGCCGCATCTACACGTTAAAGATATTTCAGTTTTAATACTTATATTATTACACTTTTATAGCTGTATTAAACCCTTTTAAAAAACCTTAACTGTTATGCTGAAATCCTTAAGACTTATACCCTTTTTTGCTCTTTTAACATTAGGTTGTAACCAAGATTATAATTTACCCAATAGTACTTCAGATGGTTCAATAAAGAATCCTCAAGAGTTGTCTGAAGCATTTAAATCTTATTGGTATGCTGGTGAAGCAGAATTAACAAGCTACAAACTTTCTCAAGCTCGCTATGGTGAATTAAGAGAAGGAACGGCTATGATGGTGTTTGTAACAGAACCATTTTTACCAGAAGTACAAGTAAAAGCAGATGAGCAAAAGGATAGTAATATTTCCGTTCTTAAATTAAATGCCACAAAAACGTTTAATACAGGAATTTACCCTTACTCCATAATGACGAGTACATTTTATCCTGTAGCTAATAATCAATCGGCTTTAAAGGTTTCTACATCTGTGCAAGAATGGTGTGGTCATGTGTACACGCAGCTAAATAACAGAAACAGTTATGAAATTACGTCTCATTCCTATTTTCAGGGAGAAGCAGATCAAAATTTTACATTGGACAAATCTGCATTAGAACATGATCTTTGGACACAATTACGTATAGATCCCACAACACTAAATCTGGACACTAAACGTATGATACCATCTTTAGAATATTTAAGATTGAAGCATAAAGATTTAAAAGCCTATAATGTAGATCTTTCACAAAACCAACTACAAGACACATTGGTTACTGTTCTAAAGTATCCAGAATTAAACAGAACTCTAAAAATACACCAAGACCCTAACTTTCCTTTTGAGATTTTATCGTGGTTTGAAACCTATCCAGATGGTAATACTACACTTACTACAAAAGCTATTAAGATGAAGCGTTTAAAATCACCATACTGGAAAAAAAATGCTAACAAACACGAAGTGCTAAGAGATTCTCTAGGACTTTAATTCCACATTATATATGACCTACCCAATTATCATATCTGCAATTGTAATACTTACACTAATTATAATAAGATTAGTGCTCATTAAGATTATAAAGAAATACGCACGTAAGTTTGAGCGTATGGAACACCGTACAGGACTTATAATTAGATATGTAGATTTCTTTACCATTTTCTGTACAGTCTTAGGACTTATTATGGTTTGGGGTGTTCAAATAAAAGATTTAGGCTTAGTATTTTCTTCAGTCTTTGCTGTTATTGGTGTTGGTTTTTTTGCCCAATGGTCTATTCTTAGTAACATCACGAGTGGTATTATTATGTTCTTTACATTTCCATATAAAATTGGAGACTACATTAAAATACATGATAAAGAGTATGATTATGAGGGTTATATAGAGAATATTAAAGCTTTTCAAGTAGTATTAAGAACTAATACCAATGCTATAATCACCTATCCTAACGCTATGTTTATGCAAAAAGGTGTTAGTATTATAGCTTTTGAAGATATTCCTAAACCAGAAGATCCTACTACAGAAACTCCTAAAGAAGATCAGTTTTATTAACTGTGCGTTCTTTTCGATTTTGGTATCTTTGAGAATACCCAAATTGAAACTACATTAATGAAACAATTTTTCCTGCTAATAGCTTTAGCAATTGCAACAACTGTATCTTCTCAAGCACCAACAAAATTAAATTCGGCAGACATTTATCAGGCTATAAAAAAAGCCAATGTTCTTGCTTCTGTACTGTATGTGGCTGCGCATCCAGATGATGAAAATACAACGCTTATATCATACCTATCTAACGAAAAGCATGCTAGAACGGCATATTTATCATTAACACGTGGTGATGGCGGTCAAAACCTTATTGGCCCAGAAATTAGAGAGTTATTAGGAGTAATAAGAACACAAGAGTTATTAGCTGCCAGACGTACAGATGGCGGTGAACAATTATTTACACGTGCTAATGATTTTGGATACTCAAAGCATCCAGATGAAACTTTAAACATTTGGAACAAAGATGAGGTGCTCGCAGATGTGGTGAAGATGATTAGAACGTTTAAACCAGACGTTATCATAAACAGGTTTGATCATAGATCTCCTGGAACAACACACGGCCATCATACATCTTCTGCAATGTTAAGTGTTGAAGCCTATAGTTTGGCAGGAAAAGCTACTGCGTTTAAAGACCAATTAAAAACGTTAGAACCTTGGCAACCAAAACGTCAATTTTTCAATACATCGTGGTGGTTTTACGGAAGCCAAGAAAAATTTGATAATGCAGACAAATCTAAATTATTAGAATTTGAAACTGGCGTGTATTACCCTTCAAAAGGCTTATCTAATTCAGAAATTTCAGCATTAAGTAGAAGTCAGCATAAATCTCAGGGTTTTGGTCGTACAGGATCTCGTGGTAGCGATGTAAATTACCTTGAGCTTATTAATGGCGATATGCCAAAAGATAAATCAAATCTTTTTGAAGGCATTAACACCACTTGGAGTCGTCTAGAAAATGGAGAGACTGTAGGAAAATTACTAAAATCTGTTGAAACCAATTATAATTTTAAAGATCCTTCTGCCAGTATACCAATGCTAATGCAAGCTTATACGGCATTGCAAAAACTAGATGACTCTCATTGGAAAACCACAAAGTCTAAAGAGTTAGAACAAATTATAACGGCTTGTGCAGGTCTTTATCTAGAAGCTGCTGCAACAACACCTACAGCAACAAGAGTTAGTAATATTCCTTTAAATATTGAAGCAATAAATAGATCTCCTGTTAATATTAGAGTAAATAGTATCCTGTTTCCGGCAAGTAACCAAGTTATTGAAGACACTTTAGAACTTACTCCAAACAATGATATTGAACGCCAGTTTAATTATAGTATATCAAATTCTGCAGCATTCACATCGCCGTATTGGCTTACAAAAAAAGGAACTTTAGGAATGTACGCCGTAGACAATGAAGCATTTATAGGAAAACCACAAACGCCATCTCCACATAATGTACAATTTAAGCTAACCATAGCAGGAATGCCTATTACTATTACAAGGCTAATAGTATATAAAACAAGTGATCCTGTAAAGGGAGAAGTTTATATGCCTTTTGAAATTGTCCCAAAAGCTAGTGTAAGTTTAAATGATGATGTCGTAATCTTTGAAGATGAAGCTTCTAAAACCATAGCTGTTAATGTTACAGCCCACTCAGCATCTTTAGATGGTACTTTAAAATTAAATGTTCCTAATTCTTGGAATGTTTCTCCAGAGAGCGCTGCTATTTCCATAAAACAGAAAGGCGCTACACAATCTATAAATTTTAAAGTTACACCACCACAACACCAAGATGAAGGTTATATCTCTCCAATATTAACTACAGCAACTAATACGTATACCAACGCATTAGAGGTCATTGAATATGATCACATACCAATACAACGTGTTTTACTGCCTTCAGAAAGTAAAGTTGTAAGGTTAAACATTAAGAAAAAAGGAAATAATGTTGGTTATATTGTTGGTGCTGGTGATGTTGTTCCAGAAAGTTTAAGACAAATAGGCTACAACGTATCATTATTAAATGTAGATAACATAACTGCTGAAAATTTAAAGATATACGATGCTATTGTTGTAGGAATTAGAGCTTACAACACGGTTGATGCACTTAAATTTAAACAGCCTATACTCTTAGAATATGTAAATAATGGTGGTAATCTCATTGTACAATATAACACCTCACACAGGTTGTTAGTTCAAGAGAATTTGGCACCTTATAAATTAAATCTTTCTAGAGACCGAGTTACAGATGAGTTTGCTAGGGTTACATTTTTAAATCCTGAACATCCAGTGTTAAATACACCAAATAAGATTACCCAAACAGATTTTGAAGGTTGGGTGCAAGAACGTGGTTTGTACTTTCCAGATGATTGGGGTAAAGAGTTTACACCACTTTTTGAAATGAATGATAGTGGAGAATCTCCTAAAAAAGGAAGTTTACTAATTGCTAAATATGGTAAAGGAAATTATATATATACAGGCTTAAGTTTCTTTAGAGAATTTCCTGCTGGTGTATCTGGAGCCTATCGCCTATTTACTAACTTAATATCACTAGGAAAGTAATGGAAAAACCTGAAAAGTATGTTTGGAAACCTATTTACACAGTTATACTAGTAGCTAATGCTATCTATATCCTGTTGTTTTACATTATAATGAATCAATTTAGTTAAAATGGTTTCATTAGAATCTTATATTTTGAGAAGTGATCCTTTATTAGAATTTATTCTATATCAAGACAATTTTAAAATTATAAGTGCTTACAATGGAAACCATAACGGAAATTATAATTACAATGATTTAATTAAAGTCTATATTATAGAGGAAGAAAAAAAAATATTAAGCTCTATTTTGAGTTTTGTATTTTCAATATTCACATCAATATCTTCTTCTGGAGAAATTATATTTAATGATGGTGTTTATAAGACCCGAAAACGACTAGTTATCAAAATTAAAAACAAACACTTGGATATTTTACTTACCAATTGTGATATAGACAATACTAAAAATCTTGTGAATTACTTAAAACATAAACAAAACTAAATGTCGAATATAGATTGGGTCATTTTATGTTGTACACTACTTTTTATCGTGGCTTACGGTGCCTATAAAACTAAGGGTAGTAAGAATGTACAAGATTATATAAAAGGTAATAATGAAGCACAATGGTGGACCATAGGTTTATCTGTCATGGCTACACAAGCAAGTGCCATCACATTTTTATCTACACCAGGACAAGCCTTTCATAGCGGTATGGGTTTCGTTCAATTTTATTTTGGTTTACCTATCGCCATGGTAATTATTTGCTTGGTGTTTATTCCTATTTACCATCGCTTAAAGGTATACACGGCTTATGAATATTTAGAAAGTAGGTTTGATCAAAAAACCAGAACGCTTACAGCAATACTATTTCTTGTACAGCGTGGTTTAGCAGCAGGTATAACCATATTTGCTCCTGCAATAATTTTATCTGCAGTATTAGGTTGGGATTTACTCACGCTTAATATTATTATTGGTGTTCTTGTTATTATTTATACTGTATCTGGTGGAACTAAAGCTGTAAGTATTACACAAAAACAGCAAATGGCCGTAATCTTTGCAGGTATGTTTGCTGCCTTCTTTATTATTGTAAGCAAACTACCAGAAGATATTACTTTTACTAAAGCCTTAGATATTGCTGGTGCAAGTGGAAAAATGGAGATCCTCGATTTTTCTTTTGATCTTAGTAATAGATATACTATTTGGACAGGATTTTTAGGAGGTACCTTTTTAATGTTATCTTATTTTGGGACAGACCAAAGCCAAGTACAGCGATATTTGTCTGGTCGATCTGTTCGTGAAAGCCAATTAGGACTATTATTTAATGGTCTTCTTAAAGTACCAATGCAATTCTTTATTCTATTGGTTGGTGTTATGGTATTTGTGTTTTATCAATTTAACGCATCTCCTATAAACTTTAATCCAGCTGCTCATGAAGCTGTTCAGAATTCTGAATATGTACAAGAATACACTGCACTTGAAAATCAATTAAAAACAATTCAAGCAGAACAGAATATTACCAGTTTGGCGTATGCAGAAGTTTCAGATCAAACTAGTTCAGAAGACTACAAGGCGTTAAAATCTCAATTGGCTCAATTAAACAAAGAAGAAGTTGCCGTACGCGAAAAAGCAAAAACAATAATCACGAGTGCAGACGCTACAATTGAAACTAATGACAAGGATTATGTTTTTATAAATTTTATACTAAACAATCTTCCAAGAGGTCTTATAGGCTTGCTTTTGGCTGTAATTTTATCTGCTGCTATGAGTAGCACGGCATCAGAATTAAATGCATTGGCATCTACCACAGCTATGGATTTGTATAAGCGTAACGTTACTACAGAAAAAAATGACATGCATTTTGTGAAAGCCTCTAAATGGTTCACATTAGGTTGGGGAGTTTTAGCCATATTAGTGGCTTGTGTCGCAAATTTATTTGACAATCTTATACAGCTCGTAAATATTATAGGTTCAATATTTTATGGAAATATTCTTGGTATCTTCCTACTTGCCTTTTTTGTAAAGTATGTAAAAAGCAAGGCAACATTTGTAGCTGCCATACTTACACAAGCAATTATTGTGTTTGTTTGGTATATGGATTACCTGCCTTACCTATGGCTTAATGTTTTGGGTTGTGGTATTGTAATGGCAATTGCTATCCTATTGCAAACAACTTTTAAAGCTAAAGAACATTAAATAAAAAACTCCTCGAAACATAAGTTTGAGGAGTTTAAATAGTTGGTTAGGTTCTAAATTATTTAGCGCCCCATTCTTTTAAAGATTCTTTATTCATCTTTATATAATCTGCATTTCCAGCTTTTTCAGCACCTTCTAAAGATTTCTTAGCAGTTTCAATAGCCATTTTCTTGTTTCCTGCTTTAGCATAAATTAAAGATTGTTGGCGCAGTTGCCAAAATGCAGGCTGCTCCATCATACTCATAGCTTTTGTCATCCAATCTTGAGCTTTCTTTATGTCTTTATCGTTAGCTGAATAATAAACCGCTGCTGCGTAATAATCTGCTGGAGATGGTCCATTTAAAGTAGCTTCAATATTTGCCATTACTGTCTTATCTGTATGTGTCTTTATTGGTAAGGCTACATACACGTTTTCCCATAATAATCCTAGGTTTACAGAGTCACTCATGACATCGTCAAAAGTAATGGTAAAGCTCTCTATATCCATTGGCATTTCTTGTACTTTAGCAGTAGCTTTTGCAGCTATCTTGCTGTCATCCCATTTTTGTGGTACACCCCAATTGTTAGTATCGCTATATAAAAAGAACTCCCAATCTGTTGCGTTTGGTATAGTATAAAGCGCATAAGTTCCAGCAGGAACTTTTTCATCTCCAACTATAACATCTTCACTAAATGTAATTGTAGTGTTGGCGTTAGCACCTGTTCTCCACACGTTATCAAATGGTACAAGATTTCCGAAAATTTCACGATCTCTCATTGCTGGTCTTGAATACTCAACTGTCATATCTGTAAGACCTACAGTCTGCATTACTTTTGCTGCAGGACTTGGTGCTGGTGTTTTAATTTGTGCTTGAGTAGCTACAGACAAAGCTAAAGCACTCATAAATAATACTATACGTTTCATAAAATGTAATTTTTAGTTGCCCTCTAAAGTACTATTATTAAGCACCTTGAAATGTTAACGAAATCTTAAAAGGAATTGAATTAAAATGATCTCATCACTGAGTGATTATTAACTTTGTTTATTATTTTTAATAAATGATTAAACAATATGTTATCTTTGTGATATGAAGATATATAGACTACATAGATTTCAAAAATTACCTATTACAATTGATGAAGCTTGGGAATTACTGGCTAATCCTAAAAACCTAAAATTAATTACTCCAGACTATATGGGGTTTCATATTTTGAGTGGTGCAGACAGACCTATGTATCCAGGACAAATAATACAATATATAGTAACTCCAGTTTTAGGAATTAAAACCAAATGGGTAACAGAGATTACCCACGTAAAAGACAAATCTTATTTTGTTGATGAACAACGTTTTGGTCCCTACGCATTATGGCATCACAAGCACTTTATTAAAGAGATAGATGGTGGTGTTGAAATGGAAGATATTGTAGATTATAAAGTACCGTTTGGTTGGTTAGGACAACTTGTGCATCCATTTTTAGTAAAACCTAAATTAGAGGAAATTTTTAAATACAGATACAACAAACTAATTGAGATGTATGGAGAGTTTAAAGAATAATTTAATTAATTCTTAAAAGGCATCTTTGTAGGAAAACCTTCTACACCATATGTATCATATAAATATACCAAGCTTGTCATAGTTGCTGCACCTAGCTCTAGTTCACGTTTATTAACTGCCTCAAATGTATCATTTGCAGCGTGATGGTAATCAAAATAACGTTGTGAGTCTGGGCGTAATCCAGCCAATACAGAGTTTCCGTTTTTAAGAGGTCCTATATCTGCTCCGCTTCCACCTTGCTCGAAAAAGTGAATTAAATAAGGTTTAAATAATGGTTTCCAAGCTTCTACTTGTTTAAATTGAGCATCTGTACAATCAAATGAAAATCCACGTGGTGTAAATCCGCCAGCGTCACTTTCTAATGCAAAAATGTGATTTTCGTTTTTCTGTTTTGCAACATCTGCATATTTGTTTCCGCCACGTAACCCATTTTCTTCATTCATAAACAATACAACTCTAATAGTTCGTTTTGGTGTAATGTTAGACTCTTTTAATAATCGTAACACTTCCATAGATTGCACAACGCCAGCACCATCATCGTGTGAACCATCGCCTAAATCCCAAGAATCTAAGTGACCTCCTACTACAATTATTTCATTAGGAAACTCACTTCCTGTAATTTCTCCTATAACGTTATGAGATTGTACATCATCAAACGTTCTGCAGCTCATCTTAAAAAAGAATTTAGCATCTGGCGTTAATTTTAAAAGGCTGCTCAAATATTCAGCATCATTAGTTGAAATTGCAGCAGAAGGAATCCTATTATCTTTTGGGGTGTCTAAATAGCTCATAGATCCAGTATGTGGATAATCATCTAAGCGCAAATTCATAGAGCGCACAATAACACCTACAGCTCCATATTTAGCAGCTTCTGCAGCACCTGCATAACGTTGGTCTACACAACCTCCATAAGCTTCAAACGTCTGTATAAGGTTGGCGCGCATTGGTCTGTTATAAAATACAATCTTACCTTCTATCTGCTCTTTTCCATATTCTGCTAAATCTTCTAGACCTTGCACCTCGATAACCTCAGCTTTTAATCCATTTACTGGTGTTGGTACAGAGCCACCAAGCGCACAGATGTTTACTGTTTTACTCTCGCCAGGCTTAGTTTCTATATAAGCGTATTCTTTAGTGCCTCTTGTCCATTTTGGAACCATTACTGGTTGTAACCAAACCTTGTCTAAGCCTAATTTTTGTAATTCTTTTTTAGTGTATTGCACTGCTTGTTCTGCTTGTATAGATCCAGATAACCTACCTCCTATTTGATTAGATAAATGGTCTAGCCACTCATAACTTTTGCCATTAAGCAAAGACATATCATAAAGCTTACGTAAAGCTAAAGAATCATTTTCTGCAGATGTATTTTGTGCGAATGTGGTTAGAGAGATTACTAGGGCAAGTAAAAAGGTAATATATTTCATTGTATGTGTTACGTTTATACGTTAATTACGGTAGTTTTAAACTGTTGTTACAGTTGTAATAGGATTTATTCGTTATTTAATTCTGCTTTATAACTATCTATTTCAGCTTTAATTTCGGAATCTAATTCTGGCTCAACAACATCTTCAAGTTGTGTTAAGCTATCGTGTAATATTTTAGCAACCAAATAACGTGCCGTTGGTTTATCATCTGCTGGTATTATATACCAAGGTGCGTGTGGTTTAGATGTTCTATTTATAGCATCTTCATAACAAGTCATATAATTGTCCCAAAGTTTACGCTCCTTAAGATCTCCTGGAGAAAATTTCCAGTTCTTACTCTTTTTGTTTAAACGTCTTAGGAGTCTGTGTTTTTGTTCTTCTTTAGAGAGGTTAAGAAAAAACTTAAAGATTAAAGTTCCGTTTTCTGCAAGATGCTCTTCAAAATTATTTATTTGCTTAAAGCGTTTATTCCAAAACTTATCATTTACATCACTTAAAGAAGTTACATTAGGTAGTTGCTCTCCCAAAATATATTCTGGATGTACTCGTGTAACCAATACATTTTCATAGTGTGTCCTGTTATGAACACCAAACTTTCCTCGTGCTGGCAACGCCAAATAATGGCGCCAAAGGTAATCATGATCTCGCTCTAAATCTGTAGGTACCTTAAAACTATGCACCTCAACACCTCTAACATTAAAATCTTTAAAAACTTCTCTTATTAAACTGTCTTTTCCAGAAGTATCCATTCCCTGTAAGCAAACTAGCACAGCATACTTGTCATGAGCATAAAGCGTATCCTGCCAATCTCCCAAATCTTTACGAACATCTTTTAAAGCATCCTTTACTGTATCCTCATCTGCTTGCAGGTCTATTTTAGTTGAATGTTCTTTTAAAGTAGTTGAATATGTAATCTTAAATTGGTCTGCAGAAATTTGTCTCATGGCTTAATTTTATTCGGATTTTAAATATACAATCTTTAGGATAACTATTTTTTTATCTTTGTCGAAATTTATCTGCATTGAACAAAGCTCAAATTATTGAAAACGTTGCTACAACGTTAAAAGATACGCCTAGCGCACAGGAAATTGTTAAGAAAGGTGGAAACCGTGACAAACGCTTTCATTACCTAGCAACGCATATGGTCGAAAAAGCCATAGCTAAAGACGCACTTATAGTTTCAGAAAATGGCGCTGGTACTGCTATTCTCTTTAAGACTAACGCTAAAGAAGAAAACTTTTGGAAAGATCTTCCTAAAGAATTGGCATTGGTACGCCACGTAACAGGCATAAAAAATGCACTTAAAATTTTAAAGAAACAAAAGTACATTAAAGCTCAACGCCCGTTAGAAGGTGATTATTTATACTGTTGGTTTTGGGGTATCCTACCAGATACAAGAGGTTTTGGAGACGAAACCCAAACGGCAAAAGAAATGAAAGATAAAATGATGGACGTTGCAGATAAACTACAATTACCATTATATGCCGAAACCAGAAAACGTAAAGTAGTGATAGTATATCGCCGTTATGGATTTGATATGTTTCACGAATGGGTACAACCAGATGGCGAAAAAATGTGGTTCTTAAGATATATACCCGTAAAAGGCGTACCTCATAAATAGATTTTCCTACTCAGGTAATTTTTCACTTAAATACTT
This region of Croceibacter atlanticus HTCC2559 genomic DNA includes:
- a CDS encoding DUF2911 domain-containing protein; this encodes MKRIVLFMSALALSVATQAQIKTPAPSPAAKVMQTVGLTDMTVEYSRPAMRDREIFGNLVPFDNVWRTGANANTTITFSEDVIVGDEKVPAGTYALYTIPNATDWEFFLYSDTNNWGVPQKWDDSKIAAKATAKVQEMPMDIESFTITFDDVMSDSVNLGLLWENVYVALPIKTHTDKTVMANIEATLNGPSPADYYAAAVYYSANDKDIKKAQDWMTKAMSMMEQPAFWQLRQQSLIYAKAGNKKMAIETAKKSLEGAEKAGNADYIKMNKESLKEWGAK
- a CDS encoding SRPBCC family protein, which translates into the protein MKIYRLHRFQKLPITIDEAWELLANPKNLKLITPDYMGFHILSGADRPMYPGQIIQYIVTPVLGIKTKWVTEITHVKDKSYFVDEQRFGPYALWHHKHFIKEIDGGVEMEDIVDYKVPFGWLGQLVHPFLVKPKLEEIFKYRYNKLIEMYGEFKE
- a CDS encoding M20/M25/M40 family metallo-hydrolase, whose product is MKYITFLLALVISLTTFAQNTSAENDSLALRKLYDMSLLNGKSYEWLDHLSNQIGGRLSGSIQAEQAVQYTKKELQKLGLDKVWLQPVMVPKWTRGTKEYAYIETKPGESKTVNICALGGSVPTPVNGLKAEVIEVQGLEDLAEYGKEQIEGKIVFYNRPMRANLIQTFEAYGGCVDQRYAGAAEAAKYGAVGVIVRSMNLRLDDYPHTGSMSYLDTPKDNRIPSAAISTNDAEYLSSLLKLTPDAKFFFKMSCRTFDDVQSHNVIGEITGSEFPNEIIVVGGHLDSWDLGDGSHDDGAGVVQSMEVLRLLKESNITPKRTIRVVLFMNEENGLRGGNKYADVAKQKNENHIFALESDAGGFTPRGFSFDCTDAQFKQVEAWKPLFKPYLIHFFEQGGSGADIGPLKNGNSVLAGLRPDSQRYFDYHHAANDTFEAVNKRELELGAATMTSLVYLYDTYGVEGFPTKMPFKN
- a CDS encoding PPK2 family polyphosphate kinase; its protein translation is MRQISADQFKITYSTTLKEHSTKIDLQADEDTVKDALKDVRKDLGDWQDTLYAHDKYAVLVCLQGMDTSGKDSLIREVFKDFNVRGVEVHSFKVPTDLERDHDYLWRHYLALPARGKFGVHNRTHYENVLVTRVHPEYILGEQLPNVTSLSDVNDKFWNKRFKQINNFEEHLAENGTLIFKFFLNLSKEEQKHRLLRRLNKKSKNWKFSPGDLKERKLWDNYMTCYEDAINRTSKPHAPWYIIPADDKPTARYLVAKILHDSLTQLEDVVEPELDSEIKAEIDSYKAELNNE